From Diospyros lotus cultivar Yz01 chromosome 4, ASM1463336v1, whole genome shotgun sequence, a single genomic window includes:
- the LOC127799750 gene encoding secreted RxLR effector protein 161-like produces MASIPYASAIGSIMYAMLCTRPDVAHALSVTSRYQSNPSEEHWIAVKGVLKYLRRTKDTFMVYGGGELKLECFTDSSFQSDVDDSKSVSGYVFTLNGGAVCWKSSKQETTADSTTEAEYIAASDAAKEAVWMRNFISALGVDPTIVDPVLVYCDNNGAIAQAKEPRSHQRSKHILRRFHLIREIIGRGDIKMEKVASAENVADPPYETIVTTSF; encoded by the coding sequence ATGGCATCTATACCCTATGCTTCTGCCATAGGTAGCATAATGTATGCTATGCTATGCACTAGACCTGATGTTGCACATGCTTTGAGTGTCacaagcagatatcagtctaatccaAGTGAGGAGCATTGGATAGCTGTGAAAGGagttcttaagtacttgagaaggacaAAAGACACTTTCATGGTATATGGAGGAGGTGAACTGAAATTGGAATGCTTTACGGATTCAAGTTTTCAGTCTGATGTAGATGACTCAAAATCAGTGTCTGGTTATGTATTCACCCTTAATGGTGGAGCAGtttgttggaagagttccaaacaagaaACTACTGCAGATTCTACCACTGAGGCTGAATATATTGCAGCATCTgatgctgcaaaggaagcagTTTGGATGAGAAATTTTATCTCAGCATTGGGAGTGGATCCTACTATTGTTGATCCAGTTCTAGTTTACTGTGATAACAATGGTGCAATTGCTCAAGCAAAGGAACCAAGGTCCCATCAAAGATCCAAACACATATTGCGGAGATTTCATTTAATCCGTGAGATAATTGGCCGTGGTGacatcaaaatggagaaggTTGCATCAGCGGAGAATGTAGCAGATCCCCCTTACGAAACCATTGTCACAACAAGTTTTTGA
- the LOC127799751 gene encoding uncharacterized protein LOC127799751: MAKNPLAGLLDTNKLTGPNYLDWLRNLKIVLDSEKITYVMDKAPPEKVLEASTREELTTWQKWKDDDLQARCYMMASMSNELQKQHEKMEHAAEIHLHLQELYGEQTRHVRYQISKELFRARMTDTESVNTHVLKMISLIEKLESLSVVMDNDLYVDLILQSLPDSFDHFVMNFNMHKLETTLPELLNMLKTAEMTMKKDKPIMLIGSSHSSKPKKNWSKQGKGEEFSKGEDKAKGWS, encoded by the coding sequence ATGGCCAAGAATCCACTTGCAGGTTTGCTAGACACTAACAAGTTGACAGGTCCCAATTATCTGGATTGGCTTAGGAATCTCAAAATTGTTttggattccgaaaaaataacatatgttatGGATAAGGCCCCACCTGAAAAAGTTTTAGAGGCGTCCACGCGAGAGGAACTTACCACTTGGCAGAAGTGGAAAGATGATGATCTTCAGGCTCGTTGCTATATGATGGCATCGATGTCAAATGAGCTACAAAAGCAGCATGAGAAAATGGAGCATGCAGCAGAGATTCATTTGCacctacaagagttgtatggtgagcaGACTAGACATGTGAGATATCAGATCTCAAAGGAGCTTTTCAGGGCCCGTATGACGGATACTGAATCTGTCAATACTCATGTATTGAAGATGATAAGCCTGATTGAAAAGCTTGAGTCTTTGAGTGTTGTCATGGATAATGATCTATATGTAGATCTTATTTTACAATCTCTTCCTGATTcatttgatcattttgtcatgaaCTTCAATATGCATAAGCTTGAAACTACTCTTCCTGAGTTGCTTAACATGTTGAAGACTGCTGAAATGACAATGAAGAAGGATAAACCTATCATGCTCATTGGTTCCTCACATTCCTCTAAACCAAAGAAGAATTGGTCAAAGCAAGGAAAAGGAGAAGAGTTCTCAAAAGGGGAAGACAAAGCCAAAGGGTGGAGTTAA